The following are encoded in a window of Pecten maximus unplaced genomic scaffold, xPecMax1.1, whole genome shotgun sequence genomic DNA:
- the LOC117318663 gene encoding uncharacterized protein LOC117318663, which produces MLSWEDFLRDIYYDLANAGSFSGPDKLYRYVRKDGKYVISKYKIRKLLQRKEPYSLQISFRRPFKRNTIIVTGIGDQWSADLMDMVKFKSENDDYAYVLIVIDVFSKYLWMRLLKDKKDKRVIKTIKSRLYRYFTHKRNYVYVTKLQTFAESYNQTYHRTIGMAPANVTKTNETSIWWRMYWPKKQSVIRKTKKIRKPVKFKVGDQVRLSHLRNLFSREYDEKWTGEIFTISQKILRGGLQVFRVKDYDGDEIKGTFYQSELQKKDVRTDDMSKVETDL; this is translated from the coding sequence ATGCTTTCCTGGGAGGATTTTCTAAGAGATATTTATTATGACCTTGCAAATGCGGGGAGTTTCTCCGGACCCGACAAATTGTATAGATATGTACGGAAAGACGGAAAATATGTCAtcagtaaatacaaaataagaaaattgtTACAACGCAAAGAGCCATACAGTCTTCAGATATCCTTTCGACGTCCATTCAAGCGAAACACAATCATAGTGACGGGGATAGGCGATCAATGGTCTGCCGATCTCATGGACATGGTCAAGTTCAAGAGCGAAAACGACGATTATGCCTACGTACTCATAGTCATAGACGTATTCTCCAAGTATCTTTGGATGAGACTCCTCAAAGACAAGAAAGACAAGAGAGTCATCAAGACTATTAAATCCAGATTGTACAGATATTTTACACACAAACGAAATTATGTAtatgtgacaaaattacaaACGTTTGCTGAAAGCTACAATCAGACGTATCATAGGACGATCGGTATGGCCCCAGCAAATGTAACTAAAACCAATGAAACTTCCATCTGGTGGAGAATGTATTGGCCGAAGAAACAGTCTGTGATCCGAAAAACGAAGAAGATTCGTAAACCTGTCAAGTTCAAAGTTGGAGATCAAGTAAGGTTGTCCCATTTGAGAAACCTTTTCTCCCGAGAATACGACGAAAAATGGACAGGAGAGATATTCACCATTTCTCAAAAGATACTACGTGGAGGCTTACAAGTGTTTAGAGTTAAAGACTACGATGGGGATGAGATCAAAGGCACCTTTTATCAGTCCGAACTCCAGAAAAAAGATGTGAGAACTGACGACATGTCGAAGGTGGAGACCGATTTGTAG
- the LOC117318664 gene encoding uncharacterized protein LOC117318664, with protein MERVTTHFRGRCQITLKPIDIDEGLRESVTKIYTSFIEYQRQGSNWTLDKVLQIQIHMSKYSPLKRASYIPLPIKLRSKHAIINVQNKDKKCFMWSGLFALHPAKKNSQRVAKYTDYQGELDFTGISFPVKVADLSKFETGNKISSNVLGYEKRSLFPIHATKQRFDLHVDSLLMSDGRKSHYCWIKDMGPLLNDRYSHGHRYYLCMYCLQGFTKERIIKSHISYCRKHGTQKVKLPSEEDKCLFYKEVRKQLKVPYSIYADFESFQVPVHGCEVDPQRSHTEKTIQHIPSSFAYKVVGLAKETSNHPLIYRGPDVAENFIEYILREQEEIEQRFKHVEPMIMTGCDWQSFKSATICHIGGKGMGDDRVRDHCHVTGAFRGAAHNECNIKYKYTGRIPVVFHNVRGYNSHLIMQAIGNVSDKEIKCIPNNMEKYISFPMGCMDFIYSFQFMGTSLEKLIGNLSAEGMTQ; from the coding sequence ATGGAACGCGTTACAACCCATTTCCGAGGACGTTGTCAGATTACATTAAAACCAATAGACATCGATGAAGGCTTGAGAGAATCTGTCACAAAGATCTACACATCGTTCATCGAATACCAGCGACAGGGAAGCAACTGGACATTGGACAAGGTGCTccaaatacaaatacatatgaGCAAATACAGTCCTCTCAAACGAGCCAGCTATATCCCCCTACCAATCAAGCTGAGGTCTAAGCATGCTATCATCAATGTTCAAAACAAGGATAAGAAATGTTTCATGTGGTCGGGTTTATTTGCTTTGCACCCAGCCAAAAAAAATTCACAGCGTGTTGCTAAATACACAGATTATCAAGGTGAACTCGATTTCACTGGTATTTCATTTCCCGTCAAAGTAGCTGACCTCAGCAAGTTCGAGACGGGAAACAAGATCAGCAGCAATGTCTTAGGATACGAAAAGCGTTCGTTATTTCCGATCCACGCGACAAAACAAAGGTTTGACCTACATGTAGATTCACTACTCATGTCGGATGGACGTAAGTCTCACTACTGCTGGATCAAGGATATGGGCCCGCTTCTGAATGACCGGTATTCCCACGGACATAGATATTACCTCTGCATGTATTGCCTGCAAGGGTTTACCAAGGAACGAATAATAAAAAGTCATATCTCATACTGTCGTAAGCACGGGACCCAGAAAGTGAAGCTACCTTCAGAAGAGGATAAATGTTTGTTCTATAAGGAGGTCAGAAAACAATTAAAGGTGCCATACAGTATATATGCAGACTTCGAGTCATTTCAAGTGCCTGTACATGGATGTGAGGTTGACCCGCAAAGATCACATACTGAGAAGACCATCCAACATATTCCTTCTAGTTTTGCTTACAAAGTTGTAGGTCTTGCAAAAGAGACTTCCAACCATCCATTGATTTATAGAGGACCAGATGTGGCGGAGAACTTTATAGAATATATCCTGAGAGAGCAGGAAGAAATCGAACAGCGCTTTAAGCATGTCGAGCCGATGATCATGACAGGTTGTGATTGGCAATCATTCAAAAGTGCAACTATATGTCACATTGGTGGAAAAGGGATGGGCGATGATAGAGTGCGGGATCATTGCCACGTGACGGGAGCATTCAGGGGAGCAGCTCACAACGAATGTAACATAAAATATAAGTATACAGGACGGATTCCGGTCGTCTTCCACAATGTGAGGGGTTACAATTCCCATCTCATCATGCAGGCAATAGGAAATGTGTCTGATAAAGAAATCAAATGTATCCCAAATAACATGGAGAAGTACATATCTTTCCCCATGGGTTGTATGGACTTTATCTACAGTTTCCAGTTTATGGGAACATCACTGGAGAAACTAATTGGAAATTTATCTGCAGAGGGTATGACCCAATGA